A single genomic interval of Sebastes umbrosus isolate fSebUmb1 chromosome 11, fSebUmb1.pri, whole genome shotgun sequence harbors:
- the LOC119496593 gene encoding IgGFc-binding protein isoform X2 gives MGMLLLLCALGALLSCPSNAGWAGREFALSFMQNYAANYGSPRYQLYITAVQANAKVTVHVPPLNFKQEKTLNAGETVTVTLPTGVEMYGSTKSPNTVRIEASADVTVTSFNFKLYTADISVVYPITEWGTEYFIFTPHGSPYGSYKEFAVTNGKESNKVEVFPHGAIKFQGRVYKGGQMVIDLKPYESVQLQSVYELSGTRVASQHPVAVVTGHSCTWKFSKCNHVYEQLLPVNRWGSSFIVPPLTFQKRFDSVFIQASQPTRVTVQHGNRKDVLNMIRGQTVEINYHNPETLSIQADHGIQVLLLFNGVTRSWSQFYDPFLMTILPTDRFCSSYSLEALEGFQNKALIVAPTNAMAELRIDGTNLPRDVQWKKVGGTEFSWAEMSYKQNPGNNRHTVSSSGARFALYSIGVSQMNGYGAPGQCVQPGSGSLSCSSITCSANEVCEVKGGYPSCVPKAVEKKPGTCWAKGDPHYRTFDGRHYNFMGTCTYVIAKNCEKNDQLPAFEVLAQNENRGSLRVSYVAVVTVKVFGDTITVVRSETGRVRIDNSLWSLPVILNNGKLVIFQSGRSVVIETNFGLTVSYDWEHSLVVTLSGSYAGKTCGLCGNFNDNPSDDFTTPSGSQAGGAVAFGSSWKVPGLVEGALCIDDCVGGCERCEHDLMKKWEGDMFCGLITVIINGPFSKCHAAIDPQAYLENCKYDVCMGGGLRHFLCRALEAYAEACQIAGIQVQDWRKMARCPAKCHANSHYELCGNACPATCSDPNAPSKCKRPCVQTCTCNAGFVLSGGQCVPAAKCGCIYEGRSIPAGESFWADQGCRRRCKCVAGSRRVECQDKGCGAGQQCKVVEGIRKCHAVSHSTCQATGDPHYVTFDKRKFNFQGTCVYKLAALCSKDPELVPFEVLVQNDNRGNKVVSYTKLVEIKVYSLTIVITRTHRGMIMVNDELLNLPIKLDGGKVSVYKSGWAAVVTTDFGLKVSFNWESAVYVTLPSNYMGAVCGLCGNYNGKPQDDLIPKDGNKPVSPENFGISWRVAEIPGCVEGCKGVCPDCDITQKAQYEKRDFCGMLTDPKGPFRDCHAKVDPAGYFEDCVYDVCLYKGRKDVLCQAITSYTSACQAVGAKVYSWRTKQFCAVKCSVHSHYEICETGCDATCQSLAPPQGCQAQCEEGCTCDEGYILSGDHCVPFSQCGCVHNERYYHIGQVFYPNGQCQEECKCTQDGEVECKKFTCGPNEKCKVENGVQKCHPVGKGVCHASGDPHYRSFDGRTFDFQGTCTYTLSKSCGLDGTHLVAFSVQVENVRWEQVTRKVVSVTKLVAVEVYGFTLIMRMDMFGVLVNGVFNYVPVNLNDGAVQVYQEGLHYVIETDFGLRVTYDLVYHVTVTVPGNYRDKVCGLCGNYNGDKKDDFQMPNRQVSNNVNVFGKSWKVTIPNVVCENGCEGNNCPVCDPARKAVFSKSTYCGIVTAPTGPFAACHSKLDPQPYFADCVFDVCASNGDGKVLCNSVAAYAFNCHMAGVDVKNWRTSSFCPMKCPAHSHYEVCADACSASCAGLTEIVQCSTSCTEGCECDTGFLFNGHSCVQETDCGCYDNGKTYKPGEVVYEEDCNTKCTCNPESGLRCEKHSCPKSTKCMVKKGIRACYNTDPCKDAKCRVKEKCRVEKGEAVCVPEYTGKCWAWGDPHYHTFDGYNFNFQGTCKYVISKTCGNLDGLVPFSVTERNDNRGNTAVSYVREVDVSVYGYTITLRKNQVGRVTVDGELLNLPVRLDEGEGEVSVFQRGHTAVVETNFGLVVSYDWNWELVIKLPSSYYGLVCGLCGNFNGNNRDELQNPAGKAVPSVIEWGKSWQTPDQDKDHPCWDTCKKNCPTCDGNQQKLYKTEAFCGGLVAKTNNVFKKCHGKLDPEAFMNNCVYDMCLNKGDKKMLCQALASYSQQCRDEGIIIKDWRKKFGCPMTCQRHSHYEDCASPCQASCPFPEQKKTCTGTCVETCVCDKGYVLSAGVCVPAKTCGCSYQGRYYKPGQRFWADEDCHRLCECDTTLGMVVCREASCTAKETCSVVDGERACRPISHATCTASGDPHYRSFDGRRYNFQGTCVYQLVGLCSQQPGLVPFKVTVQNDHRGSKAVSYTRTVTLSIYGITLTISREYPYKVLLNGQLVSLPLEYNNELVVFLSGWTAVVETNAGITVTFDWRSTVSVTLPSNYQDAVCGLCGNYNGKAQDDLTMRDGKTAANGDKLGESWQVAIAPGCSSVCQGAWCQACSDSQRNVYRAQKYCGILADKAGPFRDCHSRVDPAPYLEDCVYDACQYHGHHGSVCEAVGVYVAACQSQGITIHSWRTDTFCPMVCPADSHYALCATGCPATCASLTSLATCRRVCSEACECDEGYLLSGDTCVPVRDCGCSYDGHYYRKGDVFYPETECVEQCVCGETGAVSCQKAKCRAGETWHLRLCVGQGL, from the exons ATGGGCatgctgttgctgctttgtgctTTGGGGGCTTTACTGAGCT GTCCATCCAACGCTGGATGGGCAGGGAGGGAGTTCGCCCTGTCATTCATGCAGAATTATGCTGCAAACTACGGCAGTCCTCGCTATCAGCTATACATCACCGCTGTTCAGGCCAATGCTAAAGTGACAGTGCACGTGCCTCCCTTAAACTTCAAGCAAGAGAAAACTCTAAATGCTGGAGAAACGGTCACCGTCACTCTCCCTACTGGTGTTGAGATGTACGGCAGCACGAAGTCTCCCAACACGGTGCGCATCGAAGCCTCAGCAGATGTGACCGTGACCTCCTTCAACTTCAAGCTGTACACAGCAGACATCTCTGTGGTGTATCCCATCACTGAATGGGGTACAGAATATTTCATCTTCACGCCTCACGGGTCCCCCTATGGCTCCTACAAAGAGTTTGCTGTGACAAATGGAAAAGAGAGCAACAAAGTGGAGGTTTTCCCACATGGCGCCATCAAGTTCCAGGGTCGTGTCTACAAGGGTGGCCAAATGGTGATAGATCTCAAGCCGTACGAGAGTGTCCAGCTCCAGAGCGTGTATGAGCTCTCTGGTACCAGAGTGGCCTCCCAGCACCCTGTTGCTGTTGTCACGGGTCACTCATGCACCTGGAAGTTCTCCAAATGTAACCATGTATACGAGCAGCTGCTGCCGGTTAACAGGTGGGGATCCAGCTTCATCGTGCCTCCCCTGACCTTCCAGAAGAGATTCGACAGCGTCTTCATCCAGGCCTCCCAGCCCACCAGAGTAACTGTCCAACACGGCAACCGCAAAGATGTTTTGAATATGATCAGGGGGCAGACAGTGGAGATCAACTACCACAACCCTGAAACACTGTCCATTCAGGCTGATCACGGCATCCAGGTCCTGCTGCTCTTCAACGGCGTCACACGGAGCTGGTCCCAATTCTACGACCCGTTCTTGATGACCATCCTGCCCACGGACCGTTTCTGCTCCTCGTACTCGCTCGAGGCTCTAGAAGGCTTTCAGAACAAAGCCCTGATTGTGGCGCCGACCAATGCGATGGCAGAGCTGCGTATCGATGGTACAAACCTGCCCCGCGATGTCCAGTGGAAAAAGGTCGGAGGGACAGAGTTCTCTTGGGCGGAGATGTCCTACAAACAAAACCCTGGCAACAATAGACACACTGTGTCCAGCTCTGGTGCCCGCTTTGCTCTCTACAGTATCGGAGTCAGCCAGATGAATGGTTACGGTGCTCCAGGACAATGTGTACAGCCAG GAAGTGGATCTCTGTCCTGCAGCAGTATCACCTGCAGTGCCAACGAGGTGTGTGAAGTGAAGGGTGGGTATCCCTCCTGTGTCCCCAAAGCAGTGGAAAAGAAGCCGGGCACCTGCTGGGCGAAGGGAGATCCCCACTACCGCACCTTCGACGGGCGACACTATAACTTCATGGGCACCTGCACATACGTTATCGCTAAAAACTGCGAGAAGAATGATCAGCTCCCAGCCTTTGAGGTCCTCGCCCAAAATGAGAACAGAGGAAGCCTCAGGGTGTCGTATGTTGCCGTGGTAACAGTGAAGGTGTTTGGCGACACCATCACAGTGGTTCGCTCTGAGACAGGTCGTGTCAGG ATTGACAACAGTCTGTGGAGTTTGCCTGTAATCTTGAACAACGGCAAGCTGGTGATATTTCAGAGCGGTCGCTCTGTGGTCATTGAGACTAATTTTGGCCTGACTGTCAGTTACGACTGGGAACACTCTCTCGTGGTCACTCTGTCCGGCAGTTACGCTGGTAAGACTTGTGGTCTCTGTGGCAACTTCAATGACAACCCCAGTGATGACTTCACCACGCCCTCCGGCAGCCAGGCGGGTGGGGCCGTGGCCTTCGGGAGCAGCTGGAAGGTGCCGGGGCTGGTGGAAGGCGCTCTGTGCATAGACGactgtgtgggtgggtgtgagCGCTGTGAACACGACCTGATGAAGAAGTGGGAGGGCGACATGTTTTGTGGGCTCATCACGGTAATAATAAATGGGCCATTCAGCAAATGTCACGCCGCCATTGACCCGCAAGCGTACCTGGAGAACTGTAAATATGATGTATGCATGGGAGGCGGCCTCCGACATTTCCTCTGCAGGGCGCTGGAGGCTTACGCTGAGGCTTGCCAGATTGCTGGGATCCAGGTTCAGGATTGGAGGAAGATGGCACGATGTC CTGCTAAATGTCATGCCAATAGCCACTATGAGCTGTGTGGCAATGCCTGTCCTGCCACTTGTTCTGACCCCAACGCTCCCTCCAAATGCAAACGCCCATGTGTGCAGACCTGCACCTGCAATGCAGGCTTCGTTCTGAGCGGAGGTCAGTGTGTGCCTGCCGCCAAGTGTGGTTGCATCTATGAGGGTCGGAGCATCCCTGCCGGGGAGTCATTCTGGGCTGACCAGGGCTGTCGGCGCAGGTGTAAATGTGTCGCTGGAAGCAGACGCGTGGAGTGCCAGGATAAAGGCTGCGGGGCGGGGCAGCAGTGCAAGGTGGTTGAAGGCATAAGAAAGTGCCACGCGGTCTCCCACAGCACCTGCCAGGCCACAGGTGACCCCCACTATGTGACCTTTGACAAGAGGAAGTTTAACTTCCAGGGCACATGTGTGTACAAACTGGCTGCGCTCTGCTCCAAGGACCCAGAGTTGGTGCCCTTTGAAGTGCTGGTGCAGAATGATAACCGGGGCAACAAGGTGGTCTCCTACACCAAGTTAGTGGAGATCAAGGTGTACTCCCTCACCATTGTCATTACAAGGACACACAGGGGCATGATTATG GTGAATGATGAGCTGCTCAACCTGCCAATCAAACTGGATGGAGGAAAGGTATCTGTGTATAAGAGCGGCTGGGCCGCCGTGGTCACCACAGACTTCGGCCTCAAAGTATCCTTCAACTGGGAAAGTGCCGTGTATGTAACTTTGCCAAGCAACTACATGGGAGCCGTTTGCGGCCTCTGTGGCAACTACAACGGCAAACCCCAGGACGACCTGATCCCAAAGGATGGCAACAAACCTGTCTCGCCAGAAAATTTCGGCATCAGCTGGCGAGTGGCAGAGATCCCAGGGTGTGTCGAAGGCTGCAAAGGGGTGTGTCCCGATTGTGACATTACCCAGAAGGCACAATATGAAAAAAGAGATTTCTGCGGCATGTTGACGGACCCCAAAGGGCCGTTCCGTGATTGCCATGCCAAGGTGGACCCAGCTGGCTACTTTGAAGACTGTGTTTATGATGTATGCTTGTATAAGGGCAGAAAGGATGTGCTGTGTCAGGCTATTACATCATACACATCTGCCTGCCAAGCTGTGGGGGCCAAGGTGTACAGCTGGAGAACCAAGCAGTTCTGTG CGGTGAAATGTTCAGTCCACAGCCACTACGAAATTTGTGAAACCGGGTGTGACGCCACTTGCCAGAGTCTGGCCCCTCCTCAGGGTTGCCAAGCTCAGTGTGAGGAGGGCTGTACCTGTGACGAAGGGTACATCCTCAGCGGAGATCACTGTGTTCCCTTCTCGCAGTGCGGCTGCGTCCACAATGAGCGCTACTACCACATCGGCCAAGTGTTTTATCCCAACGGGCAGTGTCAGGAGGAGTGCAAGTGCACACAAGATGGAGAG GTTGAGTGCAAGAAGTTCACATGTGGCCCTAATGAGAAGTGTAAAGTGGAGAACGGCGTCCAGAAATGCCACCCTGTTGGTAAGGGTGTGTGCCACGCTTCCGGTGACCCCCATTACCGCTCTTTTGACGGGCGAACATTTGATTTCCAGGGCACCTGCACCTACACGCTCTCCAAGAGCTGCGGGCTGGACGGCACCCACCTGGTGGCCTTCTCTGTCCAGGTGGAGAACGTGCGGTGGGAACAGGTGACGAGAAAAGTGGTGTCCGTCACCAAGCTGGTTGCCGTGGAGGTCTATGGCTTCACTCTCATCATGAGGATGGACATGTTTGGAGTCTTG GTAAATGGAGTGTTTAACTACGTTCCTGTGAATCTTAATGATGGAGCAGTGCAGGTCTACCAAGAAGGCCTTCATTATGTTATTGAAACAGATTTCGGTCTGCGCGTCACCTATGACCTGGTCTATCACGTGACGGTCACAGTACCTGGTAACTACCGTGACAAGGTCTGCGGCCTGTGTGGCAACTACAACGGTGACAAAAAAGACGACTTCCAAATGCCCAACCGTCAGGTCTCCAACAACGTGAACGTGTTTGGAAAATCATGGAAGGTCACCATCCCCAATGTGGTGTGTGAGAATGGCTGCGAAGGGAATAACTGTCCCGTTTGCGACCCAGCTCGCAAGGCTGTGTTTTCTAAGTCCACTTACTGCGGCATTGTTACAGCACCCACTGGTCCTTTTGCAGCCTGCCACAGTAAACTGGACCCACAGCCGTACTTTGCTGACTGCGTGTTTGATGTGTGCGCTTCCAACGGCGACGGGAAGGTGCTGTGTAACAGCGTAGCAGCCTACGCCTTCAACTGCCACATGGCAGGAGTGGACGTCAAAAACTGGAGGACGTCTTCATTCTGTC CCATGAAATGCCCAGCCCACAGTCACTATGAGGTGTGTGCCGACGCCTGCTCTGCATCCTGCGCAGGCCTCACAGAGATCGTACAGTGCTCCACCAGCTGTACAGAAGGCTGTGAATGTGATACTGGCTTCTTATTCAATGGACATTCGTGTGTTCAAGAGACTGATTGTGGCTGCTATGACAACGGGAAAACGTACAAG CCTGGTGAGGTGGTGTATGAGGAAGACTGTAACACAAAGTGCACCTGTAATCCAGAGTCAGGCCTCCGCTGTGAAAAGCATTCCTGCCCTAAAAGCACCAAGTGCATGGTCAAGAAAGGAATCAGGGCGTGCTACAACACAG ATCCCTGCAAAGACGCCAAGTGTCGGGTCAAAGAGAAGTGTCGTGTTGAGAAGGGTGAAGCTGTGTGCGTCCCCGAGTACACTGGCAAATGCTGGGCCTGGGGCGACCCCCACTACCACACATTTGATGGCTACAACTTTAACTTCCAAGGCACCTGCAAGTATGTCATCTCCAAGACCTGCGGGAATCTGGACGGTCTGGTGCCGTTCTCGGTCACTGAGAGGAACGATAACCGGGGAAACACAGCTGTGTCTTACGTCAGGGAGGTCGATGTGTCTGTGTACGGATACACCATCACCCTCCGCAAGAACCAAGTCGGTCGAGTCACG GTGGACGGGGAGCTGTTGAATCTTCCTGTACGACTTGATGAGGGCGAGGGTGAGGTGTCAGTGTTCCAGCGTGGTCACACTGCCGTGGTGGAGACAAACTTTGGCCTGGTTGTGTCCTACGACTGGAACTGGGAGCTGGTCATCAAGCTGCCCAGCAGCTACTACGGCCTTGTCTGTGGTCTATGCGGCAACTTCAACGGCAACAACCGCGATGAGCTCCAGAATCCAGCCGGCAAAGCCGTCCCCTCAGTGATAGAGTGGGGCAAGAGCTGGCAAACGCCCGACCAGGACAAGGACCATCCTTGCTGGGACACGTGTAAGAAAAACTGTCCCACCTGTGACGGTAACCAGCAGAAGCTCTATAAGACTGAGGCTTTCTGTGGGGGCCTCGTAGCCAAGACCAATAACGTGTTCAAGAAGTGTCACGGAAAGCTGGACCCAGAGGCCTTCATGAACAACTGCGTGTATGATATGTGTTTGAATAAGGGAGACAAAAAGATGCTGTGCCAGGCATTGGCCTCCTACAGTCAGCAGTGTCGTGATGAAGGCATAATAATCAAGGACTGGAGGAAAAAGTTTGGCTGCC CGATGACCTGTCAGCGTCACAGCCACTACGAAGACTGTGCCAGCCCGTGCCAGGCGTCCTGCCCGTTCCCCGAGCAAAAGAAGACCTGCACCGGCACCTGTGTGGAGACCTGTGTGTGCGATAAGGGTTACGTCCTCAGCGCCGGTGTCTGCGTGCCTGCCAAAACGTGCGGCTGCTCCTATCAGGGCCGTTACTACAAGCCAGGCCAGCGCTTTTGGGCTGACGAGGATTGCCATCGCCTATGCGAGTGTGACACGACCCTGGGCATGGTGGTATGCCGCGAGGCTTCCTGCACAGCCAAGGAGACGTGCAGCGTGGTGGATGGAGAGCGCGCCTGCCGACCCATCAGTCACGCCACATGCACGGCCTCAGGTGACCCACACTACCGCAGTTTTGATGGCCGCAGGTATAACTTCCAGGGCACGTGTGTGTATCAGCTGGTGGGATTGTGCTCGCAGCAGCCGGGGCTTGTGCCGTTCAAGGTGACTGTGCAGAACGACCACCGGGGAAGCAAGGCCGTGTCCTACACAAGGACTGTCACGCTTTCCATATATGGCATCACCCTCACCATTAGCAGAGAATACCCCTACAAGGTCCTG CTCAATGGGCAGCTCGTTTCGTTACCACTGGAGTACAATAATGAGCTGGTCGTGTTCCTCAGCGGCTGGACGGCCGTGGTGGAGACAAACGCTGGTATCACCGTGACCTTTGACTGGCGCAGCACGGTAAGCGTCACTCTGCCCAGCAACTACCAGGACGCAGTCTGCGGCCTGTGCGGCAACTACAATGGCAAAGCTCAGGACGACCTGACCATGCGGGACGGCAAGACCGCCGCAAATGGAGACAAGCTGGGGGAGAGCTGGCAGGTGGCCATCGCACCCGGCTGCTCATCAGTCTGCCAGGGGGCGTGGTGCCAGGCCTGTTCAGACTCCCAGAGGAACGTGTACCGAGCCCAGAAGTACTGTGGCATTCTCGCTGACAAGGCAGGGCCTTTCAGAGACTGTCACAGTCGTGTGGACCCTGCTCCTTACTTGGAGGACTGTGTGTATGACGCCTGTCAGTATCATGGTCACCATGGATCAGTCTGCGAAGCTGTGGGAGTCTATGTCGCTGCCTGCCAGAGCCAAGGAATCACCATCCACTCCTGGAGAACAGATACCTTCTGTC CAATGGTATGCCCAGCTGACAGCCATTACGCTTTGTGCGCCACGGGCTGCCCAGCCACCTGTGCCAGCTTAACTTCCCTCGCCACATGCCGCAGGGTCTGCTCAGAGGCCTGCGAGTGCGACGAAGGCTACCTGCTGAGTGGGGATACCTGCGTGCCCGTGAGAGACTGCGGCTGCTCCTACGACGGCCACTACTACAGGAAAGGAGACGTCTTCTACCCTGAAACCGAGTGTGTGGAGCAGTGCGTCTGCGGAGAGACCGGCGCGGTGTCTTGCCAAAAGGCTAAGTGCCGTGCAGGGGAGACGT GGCACCTGCGTCTATGTGTTGGCCAAGGTTTGTGA